The Agromyces hippuratus genome has a window encoding:
- the nudC gene encoding NAD(+) diphosphatase produces MIEPTSPVFARSTIDRDAASRADLELETSLDADPETRVVAVHRGQALIAERVDGSAPALQLTHPQELPAPVLRCYLGRADGSRFELRVFDADAAAEIELETARWQGLREAAAVLDDRDASLLVEAVALANWHERHGHCPRCGAETVPVQAGWARRCSVDDSLHFPRTDPAVIVLVTDDDDRVLLGSNALWAQHRYSLLAGFVEPGEALEAAVVREIEEEAGILVDRVEYVASQPWPFPASLMLGFTARIAASVDPSSAVPDGEEILELRWFSRDEIVAAHGEIGLPGGISIARWLLERWFGGPLDAEGTGLAWSTS; encoded by the coding sequence GTGATCGAACCGACATCGCCGGTGTTCGCGCGTTCGACGATCGACCGGGATGCCGCGTCGCGCGCCGATCTCGAGCTCGAGACGTCGCTCGACGCCGACCCCGAGACCCGCGTCGTCGCGGTGCATCGCGGGCAGGCGCTCATCGCAGAACGCGTCGACGGCTCGGCCCCGGCACTGCAGCTGACGCACCCGCAGGAACTCCCCGCGCCGGTGCTGCGCTGCTACCTCGGCAGGGCCGACGGCTCGCGCTTCGAGCTGCGGGTCTTCGATGCGGATGCCGCGGCGGAGATCGAGCTCGAAACGGCCAGGTGGCAGGGACTCCGCGAGGCGGCGGCAGTGCTGGACGATCGCGACGCGAGCCTCCTCGTCGAGGCCGTCGCGCTCGCCAACTGGCATGAGCGTCACGGCCACTGCCCGCGTTGCGGCGCCGAGACGGTTCCGGTTCAGGCAGGGTGGGCGCGGCGATGCAGCGTCGACGACAGCCTGCACTTCCCGCGCACCGATCCCGCCGTCATCGTGCTCGTCACCGACGACGACGACCGCGTGCTGCTCGGCTCGAACGCCCTCTGGGCGCAGCACCGCTACTCGCTGCTCGCGGGCTTCGTCGAGCCGGGCGAGGCGCTCGAGGCAGCAGTGGTGCGCGAGATCGAAGAGGAGGCGGGCATCCTCGTCGATCGGGTCGAGTACGTCGCCTCGCAGCCGTGGCCGTTCCCGGCGAGCCTCATGCTGGGGTTCACGGCGCGCATCGCGGCATCCGTCGATCCGTCGTCGGCGGTGCCCGACGGTGAGGAGATCCTCGAGCTGCGCTGGTTCTCGCGCGATGAGATCGTGGCGGCGCACGGCGAGATCGGCCTGCCGGGCGGCATCTCGATCGCGCGCTGGCTCCTCGAACGCTGGTTCGGCGGACCCCTCGACGCCGAGGGCACGGGGCTCGCCTGGTCGACGTCGTGA
- a CDS encoding ATP-dependent DNA helicase, translating into MSAAEGRVATGIAAADIAARLGLHAPTAEQRAVIEADPHGQSIVVAGAGSGKTETMANRVVWMLANGHVAVPEVLGLTFTRKAAGELAERIRERIAQLVSLGIAEVSLDPLESASVGTYNAFASAIYREHAMLIGREPDAAVLGEASAWQLARSVVAASADPRLVELDASLDKVTGAVLSLSRALAENVADSRDVRAMTRDFLAMEGLPIEAPRKRTDFASFVDALGIVGALPPLLELADAYAEAKQQQGFVEFSDQVALALAICERHPEVVAAHRERYRTVLLDEYQDTSVVQTRLLSALFGEQSVMAVGDPDQSIYGWRGASAANLARFGRDFAPGGDAAVYDLSTSWRNPKIVLEGANTLILPLDAGIPKAPLGASPFAQPGRLEAAWAETIELEADLVATWFAERLGRAGRGAPGEPAPRSGALLCRTFANVGIFTAALRARGVPVHVLGMAGLLDQPVIADLVCVLRVLNDPTAGSELVRVLGGARWRIGPADLAALHSLAKWLADRDLSTRRLGDEVRAGLRASIAPDESPSIVDALDFLLVAPDSHSALAAFSDIGLSRMRRAGAQLQSLRRRAGLGLVDFVSLVQQELLLDIEVAANSSQPLGAPSLEAFDELLAGFAEVSEHATLGAFLGWLTEAEQRDRLAPRQDEPEPGAVQVLSIHGSKGLEWDVVAIPRMVDDELPSKPRSSKGWLSFGELPNEFKGDADELPELQWRGVQSQADFDRAVGDFAEENKQRHAEEERRLAYVALTRTRSDLLLTGSWWASQKAPRKPSPFLRELVTAGVIGAGVLPSAPEHDENPRAGSTERVRWPLDPLGIRRPAVVAAAEAVRAAAARPSGEGIGPVLADRIRLLLEERRRRAEGPGTAEVPVRVPASRFKDYVDDPAAVAAQLRRPMPQRPYRATRIGTLFHQWVEQRSTGELEAAAIDALDGLDVYAELDIPLDERVADPTAERLRQLQATFEASEWGGRKPSAVEIELHLPIGDNVFVCKLDAVFDVEPSSELGRRGIRHQVVDWKTGKAPRDAHDLELKQTQLALYRLAYANWAGIEPDAIDAVFYFVEDDQVIRPDAIYDEAALRRAWASVAASAPVPSSSL; encoded by the coding sequence ATGAGCGCCGCAGAGGGCCGCGTCGCCACAGGAATCGCCGCCGCCGACATCGCTGCGAGGCTCGGCCTGCACGCGCCCACCGCCGAACAGCGAGCCGTGATCGAGGCCGACCCGCACGGCCAGAGCATCGTCGTCGCCGGGGCCGGCAGCGGCAAGACCGAGACGATGGCCAACCGCGTCGTCTGGATGCTCGCGAACGGGCATGTCGCGGTGCCCGAGGTGCTCGGCCTCACCTTCACCCGCAAGGCCGCGGGCGAGCTCGCCGAGCGCATCCGCGAGCGCATCGCCCAGCTCGTCTCGCTCGGCATCGCCGAGGTCTCGCTCGACCCGCTCGAGTCCGCGTCGGTCGGCACCTACAACGCCTTCGCGAGCGCCATCTACCGCGAGCACGCGATGCTCATCGGGCGCGAGCCCGACGCGGCAGTGCTCGGCGAGGCATCCGCTTGGCAGCTCGCCCGCTCGGTCGTCGCGGCCTCCGCCGACCCGAGGCTCGTCGAGCTCGACGCCTCGCTCGACAAGGTCACCGGCGCCGTTCTCTCGCTCAGCCGCGCGCTCGCCGAGAACGTCGCCGACAGCCGCGACGTGCGCGCGATGACCCGCGACTTCCTCGCGATGGAGGGGCTGCCCATCGAGGCGCCGCGCAAGCGCACCGACTTCGCGTCGTTCGTCGACGCCCTCGGCATCGTCGGTGCGCTGCCGCCGCTGCTCGAACTCGCCGACGCGTACGCCGAGGCGAAGCAGCAGCAGGGCTTCGTCGAGTTCTCCGACCAGGTCGCCCTCGCCCTCGCGATCTGCGAACGCCACCCCGAGGTCGTCGCCGCGCACCGCGAGCGCTATCGCACCGTGCTGCTCGACGAGTACCAAGACACGAGCGTCGTGCAGACGCGCCTGCTCTCAGCCCTGTTCGGCGAGCAGTCGGTCATGGCGGTCGGCGACCCCGACCAGTCGATCTACGGATGGCGCGGCGCGAGTGCGGCGAACCTCGCGCGCTTCGGCCGCGACTTCGCACCCGGAGGCGACGCGGCGGTCTACGACCTGTCGACGAGCTGGCGCAACCCGAAGATCGTGCTCGAGGGTGCGAACACGCTGATCCTGCCGCTCGACGCCGGCATTCCGAAGGCGCCCCTCGGGGCCTCGCCGTTCGCGCAGCCGGGCCGACTCGAGGCGGCATGGGCCGAGACCATCGAACTCGAGGCCGACCTCGTCGCGACGTGGTTCGCCGAGCGCCTCGGGCGGGCCGGCCGCGGCGCCCCGGGCGAGCCGGCGCCCCGCAGCGGCGCGCTGCTCTGCCGCACGTTCGCGAACGTCGGCATCTTCACCGCGGCGCTCCGTGCCCGGGGCGTTCCCGTGCACGTGCTCGGCATGGCGGGCCTGCTCGACCAGCCGGTCATCGCCGACCTCGTGTGCGTGCTGCGGGTGCTGAACGACCCCACCGCGGGCTCCGAGCTCGTGCGGGTGCTCGGCGGTGCGCGCTGGCGCATCGGCCCGGCCGACCTCGCCGCTCTGCACTCGCTCGCGAAGTGGCTCGCCGATCGCGATCTCTCGACCCGGCGCCTCGGTGACGAGGTGCGCGCCGGGCTCCGCGCGTCGATCGCACCCGACGAGTCGCCTTCGATCGTCGACGCCCTCGACTTCCTGCTCGTGGCCCCCGACTCGCACTCGGCGCTGGCCGCGTTCAGCGACATCGGCCTCTCCCGTATGCGACGTGCCGGCGCGCAGTTGCAATCGCTGCGGCGCCGTGCCGGTCTCGGCCTCGTCGACTTCGTCAGCCTCGTGCAGCAAGAACTGCTGCTCGACATCGAGGTCGCCGCGAACTCCTCCCAGCCGCTCGGGGCGCCGAGCCTCGAGGCGTTCGACGAGCTGCTCGCCGGCTTCGCCGAGGTCTCCGAGCACGCCACGCTCGGCGCGTTCCTCGGCTGGCTCACCGAGGCCGAGCAGCGCGACCGGCTCGCACCTCGACAAGACGAGCCCGAGCCGGGCGCCGTGCAGGTGCTCTCGATCCACGGATCGAAGGGCCTCGAGTGGGACGTCGTGGCGATTCCGCGCATGGTCGACGACGAACTGCCCTCGAAACCGCGCTCGTCGAAGGGCTGGCTCTCGTTCGGCGAGCTGCCCAACGAGTTCAAGGGCGATGCCGACGAGCTGCCCGAATTGCAGTGGCGCGGTGTGCAGAGCCAGGCCGATTTCGATCGTGCCGTCGGCGACTTCGCGGAGGAGAACAAGCAGCGCCACGCCGAAGAGGAGCGGCGTCTCGCCTACGTGGCGTTGACCCGAACACGCAGCGACCTGCTGCTGACCGGGTCGTGGTGGGCGAGCCAGAAGGCGCCGCGCAAGCCGAGCCCCTTCCTGCGCGAGCTCGTGACCGCCGGGGTGATCGGGGCTGGGGTGCTGCCCAGCGCTCCCGAGCACGACGAGAACCCGCGCGCAGGTTCGACCGAACGCGTGCGCTGGCCACTCGACCCGCTCGGCATCCGTCGACCTGCTGTCGTCGCCGCCGCAGAGGCGGTGCGCGCCGCGGCCGCACGACCGAGCGGCGAGGGCATCGGCCCGGTGCTCGCCGACCGCATCAGGCTGCTGCTCGAAGAGCGCCGGCGCCGCGCCGAGGGGCCGGGCACCGCCGAGGTACCCGTGCGCGTGCCCGCCTCGCGGTTCAAGGACTACGTCGACGATCCCGCAGCGGTCGCCGCGCAGTTGCGCCGGCCGATGCCGCAACGGCCGTACCGGGCGACCCGCATCGGCACGTTGTTCCACCAGTGGGTCGAGCAGCGCTCGACCGGTGAGCTCGAGGCCGCCGCCATCGACGCGCTCGACGGCCTCGACGTGTACGCCGAGCTCGACATCCCGCTCGACGAGCGGGTCGCCGACCCCACCGCCGAGCGGCTGCGGCAGCTGCAGGCGACGTTCGAGGCCTCGGAGTGGGGCGGTCGCAAGCCATCGGCCGTCGAGATCGAGCTGCACCTGCCGATCGGCGACAACGTCTTCGTGTGCAAGCTCGACGCCGTATTCGACGTCGAGCCGTCGAGCGAGCTCGGGCGCCGCGGCATCCGCCACCAGGTCGTCGACTGGAAGACCGGCAAGGCCCCGCGCGATGCGCACGACCTCGAACTGAAGCAGACGCAGCTCGCGCTCTACCGCCTCGCCTACGCGAACTGGGCGGGCATCGAGCCTGACGCGATCGACGCGGTCTTCTACTTCGTCGAAGACGACCAGGTCATCAGACCCGACGCCATCTACGACGAAGCGGCGTTGCGGCGGGCCTGGGCGTCGGTCGCGGCATCCGCGCCGGTGCCGTCGTCGTCGCTCTGA
- a CDS encoding phosphotransferase, translating to MARPPLTLAALATAAVPGLEVRAVRAHTRKSHGAFDAVLLRTTDDRMLVLRVPRSQSAESEQSADLVALRALTPGIRSRLPFEIPELVGQAPIDGTRAVVTTFVPGAVRSADELTEHDGIATSVGLALAAVHALPTGFIADAGLSRQTADESHEAVVELIGRAADTGHLPAALLRRWEEATDDSALWRFRPTVVNGALAADSLLVDGDAVTGLIGWSALAQGDPARDLHWLLTSRGAAAERALDAYFGARAGEADGHLPQRALLYGELELAKWLLHGVEARDEAIIADAVGLLDGLVESVHDHSSEPLSPDTGPVLTVGDVERMLDETPRDALPREAGASLLTDSYDFSDLERREAGERMTAPFDATASIPLDLSDWGDAAQSDDDGTGADAATDAQARRNAASS from the coding sequence ATGGCCAGACCTCCTCTCACTCTAGCCGCGTTGGCCACGGCGGCGGTGCCCGGACTCGAGGTGCGGGCGGTGCGTGCGCACACCCGCAAGAGCCACGGTGCATTCGACGCAGTGCTGCTGCGCACGACCGACGACCGCATGCTCGTGCTGCGGGTGCCCCGCTCCCAGTCCGCCGAATCCGAGCAGTCCGCCGACCTCGTGGCGCTCCGTGCGCTCACCCCGGGCATCCGCTCCCGCCTGCCGTTCGAGATCCCCGAGCTCGTCGGCCAGGCGCCCATCGACGGCACCCGTGCCGTCGTCACGACCTTCGTTCCCGGAGCCGTGCGGTCCGCCGACGAACTCACCGAGCACGACGGCATCGCGACGTCGGTCGGCCTCGCCCTCGCCGCGGTGCACGCACTGCCGACCGGGTTCATCGCCGACGCCGGCCTCTCACGCCAGACGGCCGACGAGTCGCACGAGGCCGTCGTCGAGCTCATCGGCCGTGCCGCCGACACCGGCCACCTGCCCGCCGCGCTGCTGCGTCGATGGGAGGAGGCGACCGACGACTCCGCGCTCTGGCGGTTCCGCCCGACCGTCGTGAACGGCGCCCTGGCGGCCGATTCGCTGCTCGTCGACGGCGATGCCGTGACCGGTCTGATCGGCTGGTCGGCACTCGCACAGGGCGACCCCGCCCGCGACCTGCACTGGCTGCTCACCTCGCGGGGCGCCGCTGCCGAGCGCGCGCTCGACGCCTACTTCGGGGCTCGCGCCGGCGAGGCCGACGGACACCTGCCGCAGCGCGCCCTGCTCTACGGCGAGCTCGAGCTCGCGAAATGGCTGCTGCACGGCGTCGAAGCCCGCGACGAGGCGATCATCGCCGATGCCGTCGGCCTGCTCGACGGCCTCGTCGAGAGCGTGCACGACCATTCGAGCGAGCCGCTCTCCCCCGACACCGGACCCGTGCTCACCGTCGGCGACGTCGAGCGAATGCTCGACGAGACGCCGCGCGACGCCCTGCCGCGGGAGGCCGGGGCGAGCCTGCTCACCGACAGCTACGACTTCTCCGACCTCGAGCGCCGTGAGGCCGGTGAACGCATGACCGCGCCGTTCGACGCGACCGCGTCGATCCCCCTCGATCTCTCGGACTGGGGCGACGCCGCTCAGAGCGACGACGACGGCACCGGCGCGGATGCCGCGACCGACGCCCAGGCCCGCCGCAACGCCGCTTCGTCGTAG